Within the Syntrophales bacterium genome, the region ATATGGAAACGATAATTACAACAACGATTACCACCAACGTGGAGGCAAGGGTTTGTTTTGGAGTCGGCCATGACACCTTTTTCAGTTCAACTTTTGCATCCTTTAAGAACTGTTTTATCTTTTCTCCGATTAATCTTACTTTATCCATCGAACAACCTAATATAAAGCATTCAGCCGT harbors:
- the secE gene encoding preprotein translocase subunit SecE, which codes for MDKVRLIGEKIKQFLKDAKVELKKVSWPTPKQTLASTLVVIVVVIIVSIFLGIVDFGLTKIIKRVLG